A portion of the Magnolia sinica isolate HGM2019 chromosome 17, MsV1, whole genome shotgun sequence genome contains these proteins:
- the LOC131231900 gene encoding cytochrome P450 709B1-like isoform X5 encodes MDILWVTLVVLALIPVWKLFQNLAWRPYALTRWFEKQGITGPPYSFLSGSLEEIKGVKKLASEKVLDTHSQDIIPRVLPHYCKWFSLHGEMFLYWFGTQPRICINEPELAKEVLSNKFGFYLKSKARPPLAAILGKGLVFVNGLDWVRHRRIVNPAFNVDKIKVMRKRMAACILSMLDGWQERAIQTEEKYKEMDMSEEFLQLTADIIAQTAFGSSYIEGKEVFEIQKELVQRAAASSHDVFFPGREYIPTRWNVQTWKLKRRTRNTLKRIIEKKLNSEDERHLESSYGDDLLGLLLGMPMAESSRKQGGQLDMDEIIDECKTFFFGGHETTSHLLTWTTLLLSLHNEWQERLREEVLRECGTEIPDADKLSKLKLVNMVLLETLRLYPPVVIMTRMASRDMKLGDISIPKDIEISIPVLMIQRNKKYWGEDADEFKPMRFVDGIARAAKHPNALLAFSMGPRACIGQNFAMMEAKMAIAMILQRFTFTLSPQYKHSPIMKITLQPQSGLPVLVQPLHE; translated from the exons atggacaTCCTTTGGGTGACTTTGGTAGTGCTTGCACTAATCCCAGTTTGGAAGCTCTTCCAAAATCTTGCATGGAGGCCTTATGCCTTGACAAGATGGTTTGAGAAACAAGGGATAACAGGCCCACCTTACTCTTTCTTATCAGGCTCTCTTGAAGAAATCAAGGGCGTAAAGAAGCTTGCAAGCGAGAAGGTTCTGGACACTCACTCACAAGACATCATCCCCAGGGTCCTGCCCCACTACTGCAAATGGTTTTCACTGCATG GAGAAATGTTCCTGTATTGGTTTGGGACCCAGCCACGGATATGCATAAACGAGCCAGAGCTAGCCAAGGAAGTGTTATCAAACAAGTTCGGTTTCTACCTCAAGTCCAAGGCTCGCCCTCCCTTAGCTGCCATTCTGGGCAAGGGTTTGGTTTTCGTCAATGGTCTTGATTGGGTCAGGCATCGGAGGATTGTCAACCCAGCTTTCAATGTCGACAAAATCAAG GTGATGAGAAAGAGAATGGCAGCTTGCATATTATCCATGCTTGATGGGTGGCAAGAGCGGGCAATTCAAACCGAGGAGAAgtataaagaaatggatatgaGCGAAGAATTTCTACAGCTTACTGCAGATATAATCGCCCAAACTGCTTTTGGAAGTAGTTACATTGAAGGGAAGGAAGTCTTTGAAATTCAAAAGGAGCTTGTACAACGTGCAGCAGCTTCTAGTCATGATGTCTTCTTCCCTGGCAGAGA ATATATTCCTACTAGATGGAATGTTCAAACATGGAAACTAAAGAGAAGAACAAGGAATACTCTTAAGCGCATCATAGAGAAAAAACTGAATTCAGAGGATGAAAGACACTTAGAGTCTAGCTATGGGGATGACCTACTTGGATTGTTGTTGGGAATGCCAATGGCTGAATCCAGTAGAAAGCAAGGCGGTCAGCTCGACATGGATGAGATAATAGATGAGTGCAAGACATTCTTCTTCGGGGGCCATGAGACTACATCTCATTTACTAACTTGGACTACGTTATTGTTGAGCTTACACAATGAGTGGCAGGAAAGACTCAGAGAAGAAGTGTTGAGGGAATGTGGGACAGAAATCCCAGACGCCGACAAGCTCAGCAAGCTGAAATTG GTGAACATGGTTCTTCTAGAAACCCTGAGGCTATATCCCCCAGTAGTCATAATGACGAGAATGGCTTCTAGAGATATGAAGTTGGGAGATATTTCGATCCCAAAGGACATTGAAATATCAATTCCAGTGCTGATGATTCAGAGGAACAAGAAGTACTGGGGCGAGGATGCAGACGAGTTCAAACCCATGAGATTTGTGGATGGGATTGCGAGGGCAGCGAAGCATCCGAATGCTTTATTGGCATTCTCAATGGGCCCAAGAGCATGCATCGGGCAGAACTTTGCGATGATGGAAGCGAAGATGGCGATTGCCATGATCCTTCAGAGGTTCACTTTCACCCTCTCTCCTCAATATAAGCATTCGCCAATAATGAAAATCACCCTGCAACCACAGTCTGGCCTTCCTGTGCTTGTACAGCCTCTTCATGAGTAA